One segment of Pseudodesulfovibrio sp. 5S69 DNA contains the following:
- a CDS encoding DUF523 domain-containing protein: MPDTPILVSACLAGIRCRYNGEVESFEPVVDLVRRGRAVPFCPEVFGGLPTPRAPCEIRDGRVVDADGADRTAEFRRGAGEGLALAKLMSCREAVLKARSPSCGSGEVYDGTFTATRVAGDGFFARLLKEHGISVRTEEDLEG; this comes from the coding sequence ATGCCCGATACCCCCATTCTCGTGTCCGCCTGCCTGGCGGGCATCCGTTGCCGCTACAACGGCGAGGTCGAGTCCTTCGAGCCCGTGGTGGACCTGGTCCGCCGGGGCCGCGCCGTGCCGTTCTGTCCCGAGGTCTTCGGCGGCCTGCCCACCCCGCGCGCCCCGTGCGAGATCCGGGACGGCCGGGTGGTCGACGCCGACGGCGCGGACCGCACCGCCGAGTTTAGGCGCGGGGCCGGGGAGGGGCTCGCGCTGGCCAAGCTCATGAGCTGCCGCGAGGCCGTGCTCAAGGCGCGTTCCCCGTCCTGCGGCTCGGGCGAGGTCTATGACGGGACCTTCACCGCCACGCGCGTGGCGGGCGACGGATTCTTCGCCCGGCTGCTCAAGGAGCACGGCATCAGTGTGCGCACCGAGGAGGACCTGGAGGGGTGA
- a CDS encoding M48 family metallopeptidase, whose product MSPRLEFAGLPLAVKANPRAKRVLVKLVPGRGLEVVTPKRFDPSLVPGILEEKRAWIERTRDHMLAAGTDLSGTVPELPESIEYRAWERIVRVDYLDRPGPVRLLENASRWQVAGPLVDREPIIEKLRAQTVKKAREVLLPWLDRASRRTGMAYSALRVRRQKTRWGSCSSRGTISLNAKLLFLPPDLVDHLLLHELCHTRHLNHSKAYWACVAGYEPDYRRLEDEVSRGNRFVPVWFR is encoded by the coding sequence GTGAGCCCACGTCTGGAATTCGCCGGGCTGCCCCTGGCCGTGAAGGCCAACCCGCGCGCCAAGCGGGTGCTGGTCAAGCTGGTGCCGGGCAGGGGGCTCGAAGTGGTCACGCCCAAGCGGTTTGATCCCTCACTGGTGCCCGGCATCCTTGAGGAGAAGCGGGCCTGGATCGAACGGACCCGCGACCACATGCTCGCGGCCGGGACCGACCTCTCGGGCACGGTGCCCGAACTGCCCGAAAGCATCGAGTACCGCGCCTGGGAGCGGATTGTCCGGGTAGACTACCTGGACCGGCCGGGTCCGGTCCGGCTGCTGGAGAATGCGTCCCGGTGGCAGGTCGCCGGGCCCCTGGTGGACCGCGAACCGATCATTGAGAAGCTGCGCGCCCAGACCGTGAAAAAGGCCCGCGAGGTGCTCCTGCCCTGGCTCGACCGGGCCAGCCGGAGGACCGGGATGGCTTACTCCGCCCTGCGCGTGCGGCGGCAGAAGACCCGCTGGGGCAGTTGCTCGTCGCGCGGGACCATCTCCCTCAACGCCAAGCTTCTGTTCCTGCCGCCGGACCTGGTGGACCACCTGCTCCTGCACGAGCTCTGCCACACTCGCCACCTGAACCACTCCAAGGCGTACTGGGCCTGCGTGGCCGGATATGAACCGGACTACCGGCGGCTGGAGGACGAGGTCAGCCGGGGCAATCGCTTCGTGCCCGTCTGGTTCCGATGA
- a CDS encoding ArsR/SmtB family transcription factor — protein sequence MSKSKAETGPAEGLTPEDELEQMARMFKALSNPHRLRIYRELASCVCGSVAKSPEEFRNCQCGFADRFGLAPSTVSHHFKELREAGLIHMKREAKSVLFWVDQEAARKLRHVLNG from the coding sequence ATGTCGAAGTCCAAGGCTGAAACCGGGCCCGCAGAGGGTCTTACCCCCGAAGACGAGCTGGAGCAGATGGCGCGCATGTTCAAGGCGCTGTCCAACCCGCACCGGCTGCGCATCTACCGCGAGCTGGCCTCCTGCGTGTGCGGGTCCGTGGCCAAGTCGCCCGAGGAGTTCCGCAACTGCCAGTGCGGGTTCGCCGACCGGTTCGGCCTGGCCCCGTCCACGGTGTCGCACCACTTCAAGGAGTTGCGCGAGGCGGGGCTCATCCACATGAAGCGCGAAGCCAAAAGCGTGCTCTTCTGGGTCGACCAAGAGGCCGCCCGCAAGCTGCGCCATGTGCTCAACGGATAG
- a CDS encoding flavodoxin family protein encodes MKLMAFNGSPRKKWNTATLIEHALDGAREAGVEVELVHLYDLDFKGCSSCFACKRHGRKEIGVCALKDELRPVLERFKEADALLLGTPVYYGCESACTRAFLERLQFPYLNYADYSKPHFPGKIATGLLYTMNIPESRLEPLGYPPMFERTRANLARHFGSCELLLSMNTTQYSDYDKFETGFDKNDKARQRAEQFPQDCQAAKELGARLAMGYQS; translated from the coding sequence ATGAAACTGATGGCCTTCAATGGCAGCCCGAGGAAAAAATGGAACACCGCGACGTTGATCGAGCACGCCCTGGACGGCGCACGCGAGGCCGGGGTCGAGGTGGAGCTGGTCCACCTGTACGACCTGGATTTCAAAGGGTGTTCGAGCTGTTTCGCCTGCAAACGGCACGGGCGCAAGGAGATCGGCGTGTGCGCGCTCAAGGACGAGCTCAGGCCGGTACTGGAGCGGTTCAAGGAGGCGGACGCCCTGCTGCTCGGCACACCTGTGTACTACGGCTGCGAGTCGGCCTGCACCCGGGCCTTCCTGGAGCGGCTGCAGTTCCCCTACCTGAACTACGCGGACTACTCCAAGCCGCATTTTCCCGGCAAGATCGCCACCGGGCTGCTCTACACCATGAACATACCGGAGAGCCGCCTGGAGCCTCTGGGCTACCCTCCCATGTTCGAGCGCACCCGCGCCAACCTGGCCCGGCACTTCGGCTCCTGCGAGCTGCTGCTGTCCATGAACACCACGCAGTACAGCGACTACGACAAGTTCGAGACCGGCTTCGACAAGAACGACAAGGCCCGCCAGCGCGCGGAGCAGTTCCCCCAGGACTGCCAGGCGGCCAAGGAACTCGGCGCGCGCTTGGCCATGGGCTACCAGTCCTGA